A genome region from Carassius carassius chromosome 23, fCarCar2.1, whole genome shotgun sequence includes the following:
- the LOC132101393 gene encoding uncharacterized protein LOC132101393 isoform X2: MFSERFEMFRNEQPLHGPARPRRTRRRNVTCTFKVTLLRTGIDRLSSLRDAIASQRLVVQREQSETQFAEILRSTFPQLQGREFELCRVDAQRQVSRLSLESKTPAAIIASGQLGRSALYVQEKSTYALAQVNSSPAPAVASFSSPAVASFSAPAVASFSAPAPAVASSPAPAPAVASFSAPAPAVASSPAPAPAVASFSAPAPAVASSPAPAPAVASSPAPAPAVASSPAPAPAVASSPAPAPAVASSPAPAPAVASFSSPAVASFSAPAVASSAAPAPAVASSPEVSVAFSLLSPDTDIYISDEDEYDVDLKSLLNTMSNKVDFTAAPISNQINVTRCNILDSGIRAFRRQRFNPEAKLDVVFRDADGIGEGAADEGGPTREFLTLLMREIHSCEIFDGEDWKKTLACNSKERLFCQVCNLQPPVPDLQEIADYDFRAKMTKIQLAQNVNEAQCAIMEASDQLSMLGSLWHIQTLEDRDNLVESATKFFIENRLRDSLEQFKEGLECLGLLHLMQKHPQLFKEVFMYEEKPLLAEDISALFKAELSPVGSNRRVVESRTICFWRDWLIEVEEGTAYPLTLDKILGFVSGSTAIPRLGFPVEPKLEFLHPQENEAPKIFPEANTCSIVLRLPIHPSYELFRENMESGILQSPTFGVM, from the exons atgttctCTGAAAGGTTTGAGATGTTCCGCAACGAACAGCCGTTGCATGGTCCTGCTCGTCCCAGAAGGACGCGGAGGAGAAATGTGACATGTACATTTAAAGTAACTCTTCTCCGCACTGGTATTGATCGGTTATCTTCTTTGAGAG ATGCCATTGCCAGTCAGAGACTTGTTGTACAGAGAGAGCAGAGTGAGACACAGTTTGCAGAAATTCTCAGAAGCACGTTTCCACAGCTTCAAGGGAGAGAGTTTGAATTATGCAGGGTTGATGCACAGAGGCAGGTTTCACGTTTGAGTCTGGAGTCAAAAACCCCAGCAGCCATAATTGCTAGTGGGCAGCTAGGAAGATCGGCACTTTATGTACAAGAGAag AGTACTTATGCACTTGCACAAGTGaactcctctccagctccagccgtggcctccttctcatctccagccgtggcctccttctcagctccagccgtggcctccttctcagctccagctccagccgtggcctcctctccagctccagctccagccgtggcctccttctcagctccagctccagccgtggcctcctctccagctccagctccagccgtggcctccttctcagctccagctccagccgtggcctcctctccagctccagctccagccgtggcctcctctccagctccagctccagccgtggcctcctctccagctccagctccagccgtggcctcctctccagctccagctccagccgtggcctcctctccagctccagctccagccgtggcctccttctcatctccagccgtggcctccttctcagctccagccgtggcctcctctgctgctccagctccagccgtggcctcctctccagaaGTTTCAgtggcattttctttactcagtcCAGACACAGATATTTATATCTCAGATGAAGATGAGTATGA tgttgaccTGAAATCATTGTTAAATACAATGTCAAACAAAGTGGATTTTACAGCTGCACCCATTTCCAACCAAATCAATGTAACACGATGCAACATCCTAGACAGTGGCATCAGAGCCTTCCGACGCCAACGTTTTAACCCTGAGGCAAAACTAGATGTTGTGTTCAGAGATGCTGATGGGATTGGTGAGGGAGCCGCTGATGAGGGTGGACCAACGAGAGAATTTTTAACTTTGCTGATGAGGGAAATCCACTCATGCGAAATATTTGATGGAGAGGACTGGAAAAAAACACTTGCCTGCAATTCCAAAG aaagactgttctgtcaggtgtgCAACCTTCAGCCCCCAGTACCAGACCTTCAAGAGATTGCTGACTATGACTTCAGAGCAAAGATGACCAAG ATCCAGTTGGCACAGAATGTAAATGAAGCACAGTGTGCTATAATGGAGGCGTCTGACCAATTAAGTATGCTGGGGTCTCTATGGCACATCCAGACGCTAGAAGACAGAGACAACTTAGTGGAATCAGCTACCAAGTTTTTCATCGAGAACAGGTTGAGGGATTCCTTGGAACA ATTTAAAGAGGGCCTGGAGTGTCTTGGGCTTTTACATTTGATGCAAAAGCATCCTCAGCTCTTTAAAGAAGTATTTATGTATGAGGAGAAGCCACTTTTGGCCGAAGACATATCTGCTTTGTTTAAAGCAGAACTTTCTCCAGTTGGCAGCAACAGGAGAGTAGTGGAGAGTAGAACAATCTGTTTCTGGAGGGACTGGCTCATAGAAGTGGAAG AAGGAACTGCATATCCCCTCACCTTAGACAAGATTCTTGGATTTGTGTCAGGATCTACTGCTATTCCGAGGCTAGGGTTCCCAGTGGAACCCAAATTGGAGTTCTTACACCCTCAAGAGAATGAGGCCCCTAAAATTTTTCCAGAGGCAAATACCTGCAGCATTGTCTTGAGGCTACCAATCCATCCCAGCTATGAACTCTTCAGAGAAAACATGGAAAGTGGTATTTTGCAATCCCCCACTTTTGGAGTGATGTAG
- the LOC132101393 gene encoding uncharacterized protein LOC132101393 isoform X1, which produces MFSERFEMFRNEQPLHGPARPRRTRRRNVTCTFKVTLLRTGIDRLSSLRDAIASQRLVVQREQSETQFAEILRSTFPQLQGREFELCRVDAQRQVSRLSLESKTPAAIIASGQLGRSALYVQEKSTYALAQVNSSPAPAVASFSSPAVASFSAPAVASFSAPAPAVASSPAPAPAVASFSAPAPAVASSPAPAPAVASFSAPAPAVASSPAPAPAVASSPAPAPAVASSPAPAPAVASSPAPAPAVASSPAPAPAVASFSSPAVASFSAPAVASSAAPAPAVASSPEVSVAFSLLSPDTDIYISDEDEYDVDLKSLLNTMSNKVDFTAAPISNQINVTRCNILDSGIRAFRRQRFNPEAKLDVVFRDADGIGEGAADEGGPTREFLTLLMREIHSCEIFDGEDWKKTLACNSKALYNGMYKIVGRMIAVCLIHGGVEPNFFSERLFCQVCNLQPPVPDLQEIADYDFRAKMTKIQLAQNVNEAQCAIMEASDQLSMLGSLWHIQTLEDRDNLVESATKFFIENRLRDSLEQFKEGLECLGLLHLMQKHPQLFKEVFMYEEKPLLAEDISALFKAELSPVGSNRRVVESRTICFWRDWLIEVEEGTAYPLTLDKILGFVSGSTAIPRLGFPVEPKLEFLHPQENEAPKIFPEANTCSIVLRLPIHPSYELFRENMESGILQSPTFGVM; this is translated from the exons atgttctCTGAAAGGTTTGAGATGTTCCGCAACGAACAGCCGTTGCATGGTCCTGCTCGTCCCAGAAGGACGCGGAGGAGAAATGTGACATGTACATTTAAAGTAACTCTTCTCCGCACTGGTATTGATCGGTTATCTTCTTTGAGAG ATGCCATTGCCAGTCAGAGACTTGTTGTACAGAGAGAGCAGAGTGAGACACAGTTTGCAGAAATTCTCAGAAGCACGTTTCCACAGCTTCAAGGGAGAGAGTTTGAATTATGCAGGGTTGATGCACAGAGGCAGGTTTCACGTTTGAGTCTGGAGTCAAAAACCCCAGCAGCCATAATTGCTAGTGGGCAGCTAGGAAGATCGGCACTTTATGTACAAGAGAag AGTACTTATGCACTTGCACAAGTGaactcctctccagctccagccgtggcctccttctcatctccagccgtggcctccttctcagctccagccgtggcctccttctcagctccagctccagccgtggcctcctctccagctccagctccagccgtggcctccttctcagctccagctccagccgtggcctcctctccagctccagctccagccgtggcctccttctcagctccagctccagccgtggcctcctctccagctccagctccagccgtggcctcctctccagctccagctccagccgtggcctcctctccagctccagctccagccgtggcctcctctccagctccagctccagccgtggcctcctctccagctccagctccagccgtggcctccttctcatctccagccgtggcctccttctcagctccagccgtggcctcctctgctgctccagctccagccgtggcctcctctccagaaGTTTCAgtggcattttctttactcagtcCAGACACAGATATTTATATCTCAGATGAAGATGAGTATGA tgttgaccTGAAATCATTGTTAAATACAATGTCAAACAAAGTGGATTTTACAGCTGCACCCATTTCCAACCAAATCAATGTAACACGATGCAACATCCTAGACAGTGGCATCAGAGCCTTCCGACGCCAACGTTTTAACCCTGAGGCAAAACTAGATGTTGTGTTCAGAGATGCTGATGGGATTGGTGAGGGAGCCGCTGATGAGGGTGGACCAACGAGAGAATTTTTAACTTTGCTGATGAGGGAAATCCACTCATGCGAAATATTTGATGGAGAGGACTGGAAAAAAACACTTGCCTGCAATTCCAAAG CACTGTACAATGGAATGTACAAAATAGTTGGACGGATGATAGCTGTGTGCCTGATACATGGTGGTGTGGAGccaaattttttttcagaaagactgttctgtcaggtgtgCAACCTTCAGCCCCCAGTACCAGACCTTCAAGAGATTGCTGACTATGACTTCAGAGCAAAGATGACCAAG ATCCAGTTGGCACAGAATGTAAATGAAGCACAGTGTGCTATAATGGAGGCGTCTGACCAATTAAGTATGCTGGGGTCTCTATGGCACATCCAGACGCTAGAAGACAGAGACAACTTAGTGGAATCAGCTACCAAGTTTTTCATCGAGAACAGGTTGAGGGATTCCTTGGAACA ATTTAAAGAGGGCCTGGAGTGTCTTGGGCTTTTACATTTGATGCAAAAGCATCCTCAGCTCTTTAAAGAAGTATTTATGTATGAGGAGAAGCCACTTTTGGCCGAAGACATATCTGCTTTGTTTAAAGCAGAACTTTCTCCAGTTGGCAGCAACAGGAGAGTAGTGGAGAGTAGAACAATCTGTTTCTGGAGGGACTGGCTCATAGAAGTGGAAG AAGGAACTGCATATCCCCTCACCTTAGACAAGATTCTTGGATTTGTGTCAGGATCTACTGCTATTCCGAGGCTAGGGTTCCCAGTGGAACCCAAATTGGAGTTCTTACACCCTCAAGAGAATGAGGCCCCTAAAATTTTTCCAGAGGCAAATACCTGCAGCATTGTCTTGAGGCTACCAATCCATCCCAGCTATGAACTCTTCAGAGAAAACATGGAAAGTGGTATTTTGCAATCCCCCACTTTTGGAGTGATGTAG